AGATGATGATATAATAAAAATGCCGACAATCATTTGGGTACATTCATTATGGCATCTTCATCTCGTAAAAACTCCCCCGACTATCTCAAATCAAGAATGGGTACTTTTTTAAATCCCCTATTTTTGAGCGCCATAGTAGGATTAGGGGTAATTGGTATCATTGCGTGGCAGTTAATTGTAATTAATAACCAATTTAGACAAAGTAGTCTCGAAAACTCTCCCCCCTCCCGCACGGGAGCAACCCTTGAATTAGGAGATAATGCCAGTAATACCCAAACCCCCACGAACTCAGAAAACCCCTCCCCTAGCGCCACAAATAACGGTTCACCTTCTCAAAATCCCGTAGGTGATCCCAATTCAGTAGAATTAGACATTGCCGAAGTGGATTTATTGAGCAGTCAAGAAACCGTACAAACTGACGGCCTCGATACCCCAGAACAAAGCCGTTTATATAATCAAGTGTTATCCCTACCCCGAGTGTCTCCCGAAATTAGACCATCTGGAGGTAATGGAAACACTGGGTTTGCACCCAATCAAGGCTTATTAAGTCCTGAGTTTAACCAACAAAGACAATCACAAATTCCCGTTGCCCCTAGCCCTCTCAATCAAGCGGTTAATAATGTGATGAGTAACTATAATCCCAATAGTAATATTTATAGATCCCAAGCTCCCCAAAATAATATTCCCAGTGCAGGGGGAAATCAGACTTATTATTCTCCTTCTCTGCAAAATAATTATAATGTGAGTAATAATGTTGTTGGTAATCCCAGTTCATTTATTCCTACTCCCCAAGGAACTTACATTAATCCCAATCAAACCAGTACCAGTATTCAAAATAATAGACCTTCTCGAACCAGTCAATCTCCTTTTTAAATTTCGGTAAACCCTTCCACCCAATAAGTTAATCCTAAGGGATAATAAATTTAGTAGAAATTTTACCTTATAAATATAAAGTGCTATCATCTATCATTTCTGATTTTAAAATTATCTTTGAGCGAGATCCCGCCGCCCGTAACTGGTTAGAGGTATTATTATGTTATCCTGGCTTACAGGCAGTGGTTTTACATCGTCTTTCCCATGGTTTATATCGTCTAGGAATTCCTTTTATTCCTCGTTTTTTGTCCCATTTGGGTCGCTTTTTTACAGGTATTGAAATTCACCCCGGCGCACAGTTAGGGAAAGGGGTGTTTATTGACCATGGCATGGGCGTTGTCATTGGAGAGACTGCCATTCTAGGGGATTATTGTTTAATTTATCAGGGGGTTACCCTTGGTGGTACGGGAAAGGATACGGGCAAACGTCATCCTACCCTCGGGGAAAATGTGGTAGTTGGTGCGGGGGCAAAGGTTTTAGGTAATTTATTGATTGGTAATAATGTGCGTATTGGGGCGGGTTCAGTGGTTTTACGGGATGTGCCTTCTGAATGTACGGTGGTAGGTATTCCGGGGAGAATTGTTTATCGTTCTGGGGTTAAGGTAAATCCCCTCGAACATGGTAATTTACCTGATTCTGAGGCGACGGTTATCAGAGGTTTGATTGATAGAATTGAATCTTTAGAACAAGAAATTATGCAGTTGAAAGAAAAGGAAAAGGTAGTTATTGAGCGTTAGTGTTTAATTATTTGATAGTGTAAAAAAAGTTCTTGCTCTATTTTTTTTATTTCTTTGAGTTTCATCCCTAGGGGAGATTCTAGGGGTATTCCTCCGACGGGGGTGGGGGCTTGATTTCCTCCTAAAATAACTGGACAGAGGGTAATCCAAAGGTCATTAATCAGGTTTTCGGCAAGGATAGAAGCGATTATTTCTCCCCCTCCAAGGATGGCTATATGATTTATTTTAATTGCCTTTAAATGGTTAAATATTTGTTGCCAATTTATTTTTTCTTGGTTATGTTCACTAATTAAATAATCATCAAAAAGTATTTGTTTTTGATTTTTATTAATATTATTTAGCCAGTTTTCTTTCCCTTTTTGTGTTGTTAATAAAACCCGTTTAACTGGCTGGTCAAAAAAGCGATAATTTTGGTCTAGTTTGCCCGATGATGAACAGACGATGTTGATGGGTTGGGGGGTTTGTTGTCGGTTTTTTCTTTGGGCGAGGAGATGGGGTTGTTTAATGGTAAGGGTTGTGCCGTAGGCTCTGAGGGTATTAGCACCGAATAGGATGGCATCACAGAGGGATATTTGTTCTTCTAGGTGTTTGAGGTCTTGGGGGCTACTAAATCGGGCTGGTGTGCCACTGTGGGGGCTTATTTTTCCGTCGGCGCTCATGGCGAGGATGGCGGTGGTGTGAGGAAAATTAGACATTGATTTGTTTAAGATATTCGAGACGGGGTTTTACTTCTTCAAATTCAGGGGCGATCGCCCTTACTTGTTGATAACATTCTTGAGCTTCGGAATAACGTTCGAGAATTTCTAAAACCAAGCCTTTATGATACCATGCCATAAAATGGTTAGGTTGAATACCGATCGCCCGTTCCCAACTCATCAACGCTTCCGGATATTGTTGGAGATTATAAAGAGCATTACCCCGACTATACCAAGATTCCACATCATTAACATTTATATCGAGGGCGTGATCAAAAGATTCAATGGCCTCTGCATATTTTGCCCCATGGGCCAAAGCACATCCACGATTGTGCCACACCTGTTCTAAATTTGGCTCTATTTCAATGATTTTGTCCCAAGAGGCGATCGCCCCTTGCAAGTCACCCTTTTGCGCCTTTTCCAAACCCACACCAAACCAATGCTCCACCCATTCTACATCCACCAATTCTTCTTCCTGCGCCTCAGGGGTAATAGACTCCATCTCCAAAAGAATTTCCTTGCTAGAATTACTCGCCTTAACTAACTTTTCAATAATCGCCCCAGGTTCGTGATTTTTCAAACCAAGTTTACGAGCCGTTTTACGGGCAAAATTTTCGTCATGTTGTAACAATTTAAGTAAATCTGCCAAACTACTAGCCTCAGGAGAATCATCCTCACTATCATTGCCCTGAATCGGTTCTAATTGAATACCATCCTTCCGAGCCAAAATTTCATTGGCAAACTCATGGGCTAAATCTCCCACTGGACGATAAAATGGTAGAGAAGAAGTCTTTTCCCCTAAAATAACCATCCTCGAAGCGATAGTATAGTGGGGAGCAAAAGAGCTTACTAAACTTTCACCGTATTTTTGTAACCAAGTCAACCAATTATCAACAGTTATCTTCGGTTCTAAATTTTGAAAAAATTTCTCGATGCGGTTTTCTGTCCACCCTTTAGCAACTCCTTCCAATAATTGATTAAACAAATATTCTAAGGTTTTATCATCAGTGGATGGTTTTTGTTGGGCGGAATCCTCTCCCCCCTCTTGCTCGTAATCCTGTGCTGATTCTTCCTTTTTAGCACCCCAGTTCCATATTTTTTTGATCATTACCTTTGAAAACAAGAACCCATATTCTATTGATATTTAATGATAACTAATAATAATTGACAATGGATGAAGCAATGGACAATGGACGAACCAATTGACAATGGACAATGGACAATGGACAATTAAGATAGAAAGTTTTACTTAATCGCTACTAT
The sequence above is a segment of the Cyanobacterium stanieri LEGE 03274 genome. Coding sequences within it:
- a CDS encoding tetratricopeptide repeat protein; its protein translation is MIKKIWNWGAKKEESAQDYEQEGGEDSAQQKPSTDDKTLEYLFNQLLEGVAKGWTENRIEKFFQNLEPKITVDNWLTWLQKYGESLVSSFAPHYTIASRMVILGEKTSSLPFYRPVGDLAHEFANEILARKDGIQLEPIQGNDSEDDSPEASSLADLLKLLQHDENFARKTARKLGLKNHEPGAIIEKLVKASNSSKEILLEMESITPEAQEEELVDVEWVEHWFGVGLEKAQKGDLQGAIASWDKIIEIEPNLEQVWHNRGCALAHGAKYAEAIESFDHALDINVNDVESWYSRGNALYNLQQYPEALMSWERAIGIQPNHFMAWYHKGLVLEILERYSEAQECYQQVRAIAPEFEEVKPRLEYLKQINV
- the cysE gene encoding serine O-acetyltransferase, coding for MLSSIISDFKIIFERDPAARNWLEVLLCYPGLQAVVLHRLSHGLYRLGIPFIPRFLSHLGRFFTGIEIHPGAQLGKGVFIDHGMGVVIGETAILGDYCLIYQGVTLGGTGKDTGKRHPTLGENVVVGAGAKVLGNLLIGNNVRIGAGSVVLRDVPSECTVVGIPGRIVYRSGVKVNPLEHGNLPDSEATVIRGLIDRIESLEQEIMQLKEKEKVVIER
- a CDS encoding RibD family protein translates to MSNFPHTTAILAMSADGKISPHSGTPARFSSPQDLKHLEEQISLCDAILFGANTLRAYGTTLTIKQPHLLAQRKNRQQTPQPINIVCSSSGKLDQNYRFFDQPVKRVLLTTQKGKENWLNNINKNQKQILFDDYLISEHNQEKINWQQIFNHLKAIKINHIAILGGGEIIASILAENLINDLWITLCPVILGGNQAPTPVGGIPLESPLGMKLKEIKKIEQELFLHYQIIKH